The genomic segment aaaatattcTCACTTTTTGACTTAAATGGGCAGAATATTTTGATCATTGAGCATTTACTCGATGAGTTGATTGAGGAAAGAAGCACAAAAAGTGGGCATAAAATGAAACTCTCAAATCTTATACATGGAAATTTTTAGGGATTTGCCTACTTTATTACTTTGATTTCCCATTATGGTGAGGAAAACACCTCAGTATTTAGACATATAATCATTGCTAtgtattctttttcaaaaagagaaaaaaagatgatgtgATTAGGCCAAATAATGCTTGGATTTCCACGTTGAGCTGGTTTATTCACTCTTCTTTTTGCATTTAGACTCACATTCTTcctaacttaaaaaaaaaacctttttcgTCAACAAAAATTACAACGCCTCAATCCTTAGTAACTTAGAATCATCTTTATTAATCCTCAATGTCCACATCGCCTATAAATTTGGCGATTGAAACATAGTTATTGTTATTGGTGTAAATTAGCAGAGAAATACAAGGTGTCACCatggaagaaaaattaataaaagagtCAACagctactacaacaacaacaatatataatcccacaaagtggtATCTTgaaagggtaaaatatacgcacaCGTTACCTCTGCCTCATAGATAAAGAGGTGAGATCTTAAAAGGGTAGAGTATACGCGCACCTTACCTCTATCTCAtaggtaaagaggttgtttccaataggcTCGAGAAAAGGGGTCAATAGCTAAAATCAAAATACAGAACTTGTTGCAACCAATCCaccaatttttcttttcattttaacCATTACCAATGGAAGATACAGACCCCCAACTCAGAAAGCAAGAAAATCTCAACTCTTCTGCACTAAAGAGGATATGGACACTACTACATATCCCAATTAGTCAACATTTATACATGCAAATTATCACTACAGGGATAAATATGCAGGACATTTTTTACAGAATCCCCTAGTTGAAGCTTGTCTTTCTAAACAAGGTCCAAGGTAGATTTTTGATAATCCACTTTGTTCTTTATCAATCAATACTCTGCACCGAATGGAGCTTCTCGAACTGAGCTTCCGTGGAGTCTGTTCAAGAAAGCAGTTTTTCTGCAGTGACATTGTCGATACCAAGAAAGATAAGGACATGTAGTATGTTGTCCTAAGCCTCAAACTTGTTCCTGCATGAAGAGTAAAAAAGAAATGGTTAAGACTCTTAATATCAGCTCCAGCAGGGTATTACACAATGAACATCATAAAACGCAGAATCTTGGACGTGATTTCATCGAGTTTCAAAACTTTCAACAGCCTGATCACAACAACATTACAGTTTCTTCTTTTTGGGGGTGGGTGATCCACTATGTTTTGTTTCCCTGACAAGGACTACTCTGGAAAGAGCAATTGACTCTGACCAACAGAACAATGAGAACTCGAAAAACAACAATCATGAAAATCACTTGTAAAAGGAATGGTTGGTCTGTAAGATAATCCGTGCACTGACTGGGTAAGATTTCAGTATAGGAACATAACAAGTAGGAGTATATCATTATTGGCAACATTATAATGCACACAGGTGATATATAAGCAGAATCATGACTATTACAAGTATGGAAAATGGTTAAAAGACATCAAAAGCCAATTATTGTGAAGTCCTAGCAATTAAGAACTTGAGACCATCAGCTGCATATCAAGTAAATTGAGAACGTAAGACTAACAAACACCCAATTCCATATTTGTAACTCTATCAAGTAAATTGTTCCATCTATAGTAATATTCTAGTTGATGTATATCCAATACTAAGAAAAGCTGTAAATGGTTTGGACATTCTAAAGATCACGAATAACAACAAGAGGTACTCAAGGATTTACAGTTGCTCGTTGGAGGTAATAATGcctttaatatttatataatcagCAAAAGTAAACAATGTGAAACAGAAGCATGTACGACAAATACAATAATCCTACTCAATTAAGACATGAAATGAGGTCATGTAGAAATGGGAGACATAAATTTGGCACAAAGAAGAGAGGTTAATGAGACAAAGAAAAGACTTTTTCCTGTTATTAGAAAAAATCCAAGGAGTACACAGATGACATATGCATCATCAAGATTACATTAGCTCAAATCATATCAAAACAAATGCAacgaaaattaatattttgatcaaaAGAAAGAACTAAGGACCTCGGATATCTCAGTAAAGTCGAAGTAAGCTCCTCGCAATGGAGTGTGAGCCATTTGGCCTACTTTTTCCTGATAAACCTCTCCGGCTGCCTCTCATGGGTGCCAAGTAGAACCGCAAGAGTCCATTATCAAGATGATTAGGTGAATACCTTGCGCTCCGATTTCTCTCCAACACaatatcatctcttttcttctttacaTGTCCATTCATTTCAACACCAGATTTCCTCACACTCCCAAATGACCCACCACCTATACCGTTCGAGTTTCTCCAGCTCACACTGCTATTACTCCTTAAGACCTTCCTATTAATACCACCTCTAACATCACCATTTGTCCTCAAATCTTGCCAAGATTCCGAAAACGACCTCTCTACTCCATTTGATCTACTATAcctatcatcttcttcatctttgtTCCCACTAACTCTCCTATGTATAAAACCCCATAAATTCCAAGCCCACCTCCTCGATTTTTTCGACTCCTTTCGCTGCTCCTCGTTACCATTATCTCTAAAACCTGTCAATTCAAAAGTCTCAGAACAGTCATCTCCTCTTAAGGAATTGGAATTCGAATTTGAATCCCTTTCACCAACCAACACTTTGGCTCCAAGATATTGATCACCCGTAGCAGGCAATACTGCTGCCGCCTTCATCTGATCCATTTCTGCTACAACAGCAGCTGCAGTCTTCCTAATTGAATTAGACCTATCAAGACTCTTCCTTCGCCTCGAAGACGAATCCGAATAATACTCCTTAGTCTGAATAGACCCTCCAGGTACCCCTTCATCCTCATTGATAGAAGTCATTGAAAGACGCGGTTCCTCAACAGGTATTTGATGATCAAACCGCGGAATATGCACAACCGGGGCATCTTCTATAACCGAAACCATTGGTGGCATTCTAGGGAAACTCCTACCAATCAAATAACCATCCCAAGACGCACGAGGCTCGTCAAAAGAATACCGAGGATCATCAAAACTCATCCTCCCAGCATCAAGTGAAAATCGAGGATCAGTATCACATGACCTTCTCCCAAAACCATAGTCTGCTATCTCAGATTGTGTATCCCTATTATTATTATAGCGCCTTGAAATTGGCTTTTCTATATGCAATGTACCTGAATTTTCGCCATTTTCGCTATTGTTTCGCTTCTTCAGCTTCTGTTTTTTCCTCCAGTTGTGCCATTTCTTGCTAAATACCGATGCAGCTGACCAAAAACTCCCTCCAATTTCCTTTTTCGCCTTTTTCGCCTGTGAATCGAGATCGATATAATCTTTTATCGGCTTCAATACATCCACATTCACCTCTTCTTCAACCACAATCTCTGGCTCCACCGGTAACTCCTCTTCAACTATCTCATCAACCACATTTCCAGAATCTTCATCTTTTTCGggctcctcttcctcttcctcctcctcctcctccttaaCTGGTCTACCACCAATGTCATTCCGATTTTGTGAACAAGTGGGCTTACAAGTTTTCGTCTCGTCGTCTATTGAAAACAAAGACCAAAGAGTATTACGTCCTCGCACATCACAGGACTT from the Capsicum annuum cultivar UCD-10X-F1 chromosome 9, UCD10Xv1.1, whole genome shotgun sequence genome contains:
- the LOC107842778 gene encoding protein OCTOPUS; the protein is MNPTTIDPTQPPPQPQLTQPPRSSFSCDRHPDEQFTGFCPECLCERLTTLDNNANNDNPSSSSRRPSTSSATAAIKSLFSKPSASNLPPKPAKSTSFFPELRRTKSFSASKNEALGFNAAAFEPQRKSCDVRGRNTLWSLFSIDDETKTCKPTCSQNRNDIGGRPVKEEEEEEEEEEPEKDEDSGNVVDEIVEEELPVEPEIVVEEEVNVDVLKPIKDYIDLDSQAKKAKKEIGGSFWSAASVFSKKWHNWRKKQKLKKRNNSENGENSGTLHIEKPISRRYNNNRDTQSEIADYGFGRRSCDTDPRFSLDAGRMSFDDPRYSFDEPRASWDGYLIGRSFPRMPPMVSVIEDAPVVHIPRFDHQIPVEEPRLSMTSINEDEGVPGGSIQTKEYYSDSSSRRRKSLDRSNSIRKTAAAVVAEMDQMKAAAVLPATGDQYLGAKVLVGERDSNSNSNSLRGDDCSETFELTGFRDNGNEEQRKESKKSRRWAWNLWGFIHRRVSGNKDEEDDRYSRSNGVERSFSESWQDLRTNGDVRGGINRKVLRSNSSVSWRNSNGIGGGSFGSVRKSGVEMNGHVKKKRDDIVLERNRSARYSPNHLDNGLLRFYLAPMRGSRRGLSGKSRPNGSHSIARSLLRLY